The Megachile rotundata isolate GNS110a chromosome 3, iyMegRotu1, whole genome shotgun sequence genome includes a window with the following:
- the LOC100879055 gene encoding ejaculatory bulb-specific protein 3 produces the protein MKVAVVFLAVLVCALADEKYTTKYDNIDLDQILKSDRLLNNYVNCLLDLGSCTPDGKELKKSLPDALANDCSKCSEKQKTGSEKVIRYLINERPQLWDRLSKKYDPTGEYKVKFQNEADKRGLKL, from the exons ATGAAG GTCGCGGTTGTTTTCCTCGCGGTGCTGGTCTGCGCCCTGGCAGACGAGAAGTACACGACCAAGTACGACAACATCGACCTGGATCAGATCCTGAAGAGCGACCGTCTACTGAACAACTACGTAAACTGCCTGCTGGATCTTGGAAGTTGCACACCCGACGGCAAGGAGCTTAAAA AGTCGCTCCCAGATGCCTTGGCAAACGATTGCAGCAAGTGCAGCGAAAAACAGAAAACAGGCAGCGAGAAGGTCATCCGCTACTTGATTAACGAG CGACCTCAATTGTGGGATAGGCTGTCGAAGAAATACGACCCGACCGGAGAGTACAaagtcaaattccaaaatgaagCAGACAAACGTGGCCTCAAACTTTAA